From the Drechmeria coniospora strain ARSEF 6962 chromosome 02, whole genome shotgun sequence genome, the window CCGAGGGAGTCGACCTCTTCGTTAGCCgagaggatgacgacgacgaaatcGGCGACCCGGGTGGCGTCGAGGCAGGCGCTGAGGTCGCGCTTGAGGGGTATGTATTGGAGTTGCTGCTTGAAGCGGTCGATGGAGACCCGCGTGTTGCCATGGTGCACTTGAGCATCGATGTCGAGGCTGCCATTGAGGTGTCGAATGGCGGCCTGggcatcaccgtcggcgcagagggggacgacggcgacgacccgAGGGGCCGCATCTCGGCCGGAGAAGATGGAGTTGTCTTTGAGGTGCTCCCTGTGCTTTGCCAGGCGAGCCTGCTTGCCTCGGTTGCGGCGGTCGAACTTGGACATGACCTGCTGGTGAGGCGTCTTTCTCAGGCCCCGCTCATCGGGAACCTTGCCTGCGACGTTGTCAATTCGGCTCATGCAAAGATGAAAGGAAGAAAAAGGGAAAGAGGACTGGAAAAACTAGCGACCGAAAACATACCTTTGGCACGATCCCTCAGCTCGTGCTTGGACGCTGTCTTCGATTTGAACGGCTTGTGCGTCACCTTGGTGGTCGGGCGGTGCGAGTGCGCAACCGCGGCAGGCATCTtgctctcgccgcctgcctTGAACCGGAAGGGTAGGGACGCCAGGTTGGTCAACGGGTTGGTCGATACGGACGGAGTATGGCCTGGGTGATGAAGTCGATATGGATTGGCTCAGCTCCGCCTGATTGAGTCGAGAAAACTCGAGGTTTAAGTGAGGGGAGGAAGCGGTAAGTAGGCGAAGAGGATGGTGGGGTTGTTGGCAGTTCACCCCAGTTGCCGGTTATCGAGAATTTTTTGTGCGGCAGGTTATCGATACCACGAACGATAGCGGggctcgacctcgtcgccgccaatGGCTGCATTCCGATACGGCCATGGACCATCTAAGTAGGCGGTGGAAATTTTGTTACTTGACTGGCCTGGCTCATTCAACTTCCGTCGAACCGTCCGTCCATCATCTATCAATGCGTACAAATCCCTCCGATTGACAATTCACCCACCATTTCACCCACCATTTCACCCACCATCCGCTCGTCTATTTCAAGCTTCGACATCCCATCAGCCGATAGCATAGCCAGCCGCCGCGATGGAGGTCGACACGATCGACAGGTCGGCGACAAAGTTGGGAGACaacggcgccatcgtcgtggAAAAGCCCCGGATGGATCTGGTCTCCCGAAGCGAGAAAGCGAAGCTGCGGAGGATGAGGGAGGCAAACGAGGTCTATGGCCGGGGCAAGAAGATCAACACGAAGCAAATCAAGGACAAGAAGCTGCGCACCAACTTGAAGCGTCTGGAGAGCAAATACCAGGATGCTACggtcaaggccaaggatgcCGAGCTCCTGCTCGAAAACACCAGCGGCTTCCTCGAAGCCGAGGGGGAACTCGAGCGGACGTACAAGGTCCGGCAAGACGACATCACCtccagcgtcgccgtcgagacggcaCAGAAGCGCTTCGATCTGAACCTCGACCAGCTGGGACCCTACATCTGTGACTACACGAGAAATGGCCGGGAACTGCTTCTGGCCGGCCGGAAGGGCCATgtggcgacgatggattGGCGGGAGGGCAAGCTCGGGTGCGAAGTCCAGCTGCACGAAACGATCCGGGATGCCAAGTGGCTGCACAATAACCAGTACTTTGCCGTGGCGCAGAAAAAGTACGTCTACATCTACGAccgcgacggcgtcgagctgcaCTGCATGAAGAAGCTCATGGACGTGTCCCACATGGAGTTTCTCCCCTACCACTTCCTCCTCGCGACGATTGTGAGTGAATGAACCGTCCAGGCAGCAGGATCGATCCCCCCTCCCGACACGAGACGCTGACGTGACGCGCGCAGGGGACGGTGGGAATTCTCAAGTACCAAGACACCTCCACCGGTCAGCTGGTGGCCGAGATGGGCACCCGACTCGGCCAACCCGTCTCCATGGCGCAGAACCCGTACAACGCCATCCTTCACGTCGGACACCAGAACGGCACCGTCACCCTTTGGTCGCCCAACTCGCAGGAGCCGCTGGTGAAGCTGCTGGCGCACCGCGGCCCGGTCCGGTCGCTGTCGGTCGACCGAGAGGGGCGGTACATGGTTTCCACCGGGCAGGACCTGAAGATGGCCGTGTGGGACATTCGCATGTTTCGCGAGGTCAGCAACTACTACACGCGgcagccggcctcgtcggtcgCCATCTCCGACACGGGCCTGACGGCGGTCGGGTGGGGAACGCAGACGACGATTTGGAAGGGGCTCTTCGACAAGAATGCGCCGGCGCAGCTCCAGGTCCAGAGCCCCTACATGGCgtggggcggcgagggcaagcgGATAGAGCGGGTGAGGTGGTGCCCGTACGAAGACattctcggcgtcggccaccACCAGGGCTtctcctccctcgtcgtGCCGGGAGCGGGCGAGGCCAACTTTGACGCGCTCGAGGTCAACCCGTTCGAGACGACGAAGCAGCggcaggaggccgaggtcaaGGGCCTGCTGAACAAGCTGAAGCCCGAGATGATCGCCCTCGACCCCAACTTCGTCGGCAACCTCGACCTGCGGTCGGACGCGCAGCGGAAGGCGGAGAGGGACCTCGacgcgccggcgacgacggtcgccgacgagatccGGAACCGGGCCCGGGGCAAGAACGGCGCGCTCAAGAAGTACCTGAGGAAGCAGAGGAAGAAGAACGTCATCGACGAGAAGCGGCTGCGGGTGGACGAGCTGtggaagcagcagcaggagaaGAACGGCAAGAGGcgcaaggaggccgaggcggatcTGGGGCCGGCGCTGTCGCGGTTTGCTAGGAGAGAATagcggcagcgccggcgacgagggcgaatgGAGGAAGTGGCGACGTAGTATTCGTGAAAATAATACCCCGGGATCGGCGTCGCTCACGAGCAGTAGTCGGCTGCACATGATGACCCTCGTCCGCTCGGCGCAATCACCTACACGTACATGGGCGCCGGACCATGGCGACACCCGCCCGTCCCACGGCTCTAGGTCGGTAGGCCGATTCGCCATCCATGACGGCCCGCCCGCGGCTCACCACGGATACCACGCCGTGCcccccgtccccccccctcggGCGCCCCCACGAGGTGGGCGCGCCGAGGTCCCACCTGCGCATTACAGCAGTTTCAGATGCCCCGTGACCTGGTCGACGAGACTCTTGGGCGCCGGCCCGACGCCCAAGACGGTGACGCTGCCGGCCTCGATCTGGGTGCGGCCGGCGTCCTGGatgacctcggcggcgatgcccaGGGCGCGGGCCTTGCCTATCAGCCCCACCAGCTCCTCTTGACTCTTCACTTGGACGGCGATCTTGGCCTGGCCGAGCTTCTCCCACCGGGCGAGCACCTTTCGCTGCGGCGAGTCGggggcggcgcgggcgagcgCCTTGTAGCAGGCGAGGGTCGCGTGGGAGCACTGCGCGGCGATCTTGCCTGTCGGCCGCTGTCAGCCGTCTCGTCTCATCGCCCAgatcctcctcgacggggcGTCGTttcatggcggcgagcgtaCCTTTTGTCATGCCGAGGTCGGTGCGGACGACCAAGACGAGCTTGCACTCTTCTCCGCTGTACTCGAGCGGCTTGCTGCTGACCCGCAGGCCTTGCTTGCGatcggcctgctcgccgtTGGCCCAGTTCGGGGCGTGGTCGAGGAGCGAAtcatgctcgtcgacgtcgctcTCGTCGCTCTCGACCGGGTCGAGCTGGTTATGCTCGCGTTGATCGGAGAGGGCCGGGGAGATGAGGTAGCCCCGTGTGGTGAAGACGCCGAAGAGCCAGCCGCTGACAAAGGTCGTCAGCGCCGTCGTGAGGATGGTGCCTGTGAGGGTGCCCTGGTCGACGGGGGACATGGCGGGCGACGGAGGCTCCTCCTTCTCGGTCGAGGCGACACGGGCGAATGAACGAAGAGGGGAGCGGCAGAATTGGAAATGGTTGATTCTCGCCGGGAATGGGTCGTGGATGATGGTTGTGGTGGTGCCAGGTGACGGGTCGCGGAGAAGAGGCGAGATGGTGACGTGCAAGCTGGTTGGATCGAGCGAGAGAATGAAGTTGAGAATATTAACTTTTAGTATTAATTACGTGACCGGCCGAGTACGAAGTTCAGCTCATGCGAGGAATAAATAATTATTAGTGCAAATAGTATAAtcaggtacttgcacactCACCCAACGGTCAACGCTGAATACGTAATACCGAGCCACCAGCGTTAACCTCTTctctgtacttggtactttcCAAAGACTTTCTCGGTATTAcgtagctacagtacagtacaagtaagtactccgtactcggtatcactacttactacttaccgtactgtagttgttctccgtacaaagTATTAGGTGCCTACTGTACTCAAGTAGATACTTGAGCCTACAGTAGCcgaacgtactgtacacggaCTCCGTCCTCCATaggcacttgcaagtacaagttcttacagtactgtgcaggtgtaga encodes:
- a CDS encoding small nucleolar ribonucleoprotein complex subunit; this encodes MEVDTIDRSATKLGDNGAIVVEKPRMDLVSRSEKAKLRRMREANEVYGRGKKINTKQIKDKKLRTNLKRLESKYQDATVKAKDAELLLENTSGFLEAEGELERTYKVRQDDITSSVAVETAQKRFDLNLDQLGPYICDYTRNGRELLLAGRKGHVATMDWREGKLGCEVQLHETIRDAKWLHNNQYFAVAQKKYVYIYDRDGVELHCMKKLMDVSHMEFLPYHFLLATIGTVGILKYQDTSTGQLVAEMGTRLGQPVSMAQNPYNAILHVGHQNGTVTLWSPNSQEPLVKLLAHRGPVRSLSVDREGRYMVSTGQDLKMAVWDIRMFREVSNYYTRQPASSVAISDTGLTAVGWGTQTTIWKGLFDKNAPAQLQVQSPYMAWGGEGKRIERVRWCPYEDILGVGHHQGFSSLVVPGAGEANFDALEVNPFETTKQRQEAEVKGLLNKLKPEMIALDPNFVGNLDLRSDAQRKAERDLDAPATTVADEIRNRARGKNGALKKYLRKQRKKNVIDEKRLRVDELWKQQQEKNGKRRKEAEADLGPALSRFARRE
- a CDS encoding peptidyl-tRNA hydrolase 2, whose product is MEDGVRVHLHVTISPLLRDPSPGTTTTIIHDPFPARINHFQFCRSPLRSFARVASTEKEEPPSPAMSPVDQGTLTGTILTTALTTFVSGWLFGVFTTRGYLISPALSDQREHNQLDPVESDESDVDEHDSLLDHAPNWANGEQADRKQGLRVSSKPLEYSGEECKLVLVVRTDLGMTKGKIAAQCSHATLACYKALARAAPDSPQRKVLARWEKLGQAKIAVQVKSQEELVGLIGKARALGIAAEVIQDAGRTQIEAGSVTVLGVGPAPKSLVDQVTGHLKLL